GCCCAAGGAGCGTGGGCGACGCGCTGACCCGCCGTCAGTGGTCCCGGTCGCCTGCCACCGCATCGACCGCGAATCCGACGACGAAGCTGGTGACGGCGAACAGCACCAGCATGATCACCCACAAACCGGCAGCGAGCACGCCCACGCCCATCGGCAGGGACCGCAGCAGAATCCTCCGCGTGCTCGTACGTGCCTGCTCATCTCTGCTCTCGGAACGAGCCCATCATCCTGACGACCTTGATCTTGCGCCAGTTTCGGGTCGTTCTACCCAGCCCAGTGCCGACGAGGCAGTAACGGGCGGCGACCCGCAAGACACGTGAGAACGCCGCACGCCGCGCAAACGGGGAGACTGGCGTCTCCTATGCCGGGGAGCTGTCCGAGAGCCGCATGGAGGCACTCAACGAGATCGACTCCGGGTGGGCGCCGGAGGGGTGGGAGATCAGCTGGCAGCGCAGCTACCGGTTGTTGCTCGCGCACATGCAGGCAGGCGGGCCGCGTCCGGCCGGGCCATCGTCGTCCGGAGCAAGGACCTCGGAGTGTGGCTCGCCGGCCAAACGGCTGGATGGGACAAGCTGACACCGGCCCAGCACTACCTCCTCGAGAGTCCCGGTGTCGACCCCGAGCATGGACCAAAGCTCCGGCCGGTGAGGAAGTCCCAGGATGAGCTGTGGGAACGCGCCATGACCGCCGCACAACAGTTCCACGCCCGCGAAGGACACCTCCGCGTACCCCGCCAGCACCGGGAGGACGTCGACGGCGAGCTGCTCGGGCTGGGGTCGTTCGTCGCCAACGCCGGCCCCCGGGCCGCCAAACTGAGTGCGGAACGCCGTGAGGCTCTCAGCGCGTTGGACATGCGCTGGTAGACGGTGCAGGGCGGCAGAACACAGGACTGATTTCATTCACCCGCTCATGGCTCTCCCCGCCCCTTCACCAACCTCTGCACCCAGGCAGCAGTACGGCGGGTCTCAGGGTGATCCTCACCTAGCACCCGCCGCCGACGCTCAAGCGTTTCCTCGCCCAGAGCACGCGCCTCTTCCACGCGACCCACGTCCCGCAGATACACGGCCAGATTGTTCGCGGTGTTCAGTGTGTCCGGGTGCTCCGATCCCAACACCCGACGCTGCACCTCCAACGCCTCCTCGCCCAACGCCACCGCATCCTCCACCCGACCCACAGACGCCAACCAGATGGCCAGGTTCGACGCCGTGTGCAGCGTGGCCCGGTGCTCCAACCCCAACACCCGACGCTGCGCCGCCAACGTCTCCTCCCCCAACACCATCGCATCCTCCACCCGACCCACAGACGCCAACCAGATGGCCAGGTTCGACGCCGTGCGCAGTGTGTCCGGATGCTCCAACCCCAACACCCGACGCCGCGCCGCCAACGTCTCCTCCCCCAATACCATCGCATCCTCCACCCGACCCACAGACGCCAGATCGGCGGCCAGGTTGGACGCCGTGCGCAGCGTGGCCGGATGCTCCAACCCCAACACCCGACGCTGCACCTCCAACGTCTCCTCCCCCAACACCACCGCGTCCTCCACCCGACCCACAGACGTCAACTGGATGGCCAGTGCGGTCGCCATGAGCAGTGTGTGCGGATGCTCCGACCCCGACACCTGACGGCGCGTCTGCAGCGTCTTCTCGTCCAGCGCGAGGGCTTCCTCATACCGTCCCAGCTCCCACAGCCGAACGGCATAGCTGTGAGCGCTGGCCAGGGTCACGGGGTGGTCGTCACCATGAAGGCGTCGGTACCGGACGAGGGTGTCTTCGTCCAGGGCGCGGGCGCGTTCGTGATCCTGGGTGCCGCTGTAGGCGAAGGCGAGGTTGTGGGCGGCCCGCAGGGTGTCCTCGTGGTCCGGGCCCAGCTGCTCAAGGCACGTGTCATACAGCCGTTGCAGCCGTTCCCGGGCCGGACGGGCCTGAGCGCGGTCCATCAGATACCAGCACGCCTCCCCCACCACAAACCGCCCCCGGCTGCTAGTGAGCCGGGCAGGGT
Above is a window of Streptomyces sp. NBC_00490 DNA encoding:
- a CDS encoding helicase associated domain-containing protein, translating into MRKSQDELWERAMTAAQQFHAREGHLRVPRQHREDVDGELLGLGSFVANAGPRAAKLSAERREALSALDMRW